A region of Streptomyces halobius DNA encodes the following proteins:
- a CDS encoding LysR family transcriptional regulator — MTLDDLRAFVAVCEAGNLSAVARDLGCTQSAVSQRVKRLEREAGIGLLERRARGVAPTQAGRILHRAAADGLGGLDLALRTLADMREGDGGTVRVTTGATTVRHFMSDAVVDFRARHPQVHLEFQTESSSRRCFGAVADGTSELAWITIGPPVRGIEQHPVIDLPWVLAVRADDPLAARERIEPDELAGIRHIRLPENSTSRMRLDGHLNRRETGAVPPPSTTSVADWDTALLLAELGVGHAVVPELPGRRAAATPALRLVPIPSLPALATGWAVRQWEALSPAAVEFAETVKGRLCGDGRTARGVRRG, encoded by the coding sequence GTGACCCTCGATGATCTCCGTGCTTTCGTTGCCGTCTGCGAGGCGGGCAATCTCAGCGCCGTCGCCCGGGACCTGGGCTGTACGCAGTCGGCCGTCAGCCAGCGCGTCAAAAGGCTCGAACGCGAGGCGGGCATCGGCCTGTTGGAGCGCCGGGCGCGCGGCGTCGCGCCGACCCAGGCCGGCCGGATCCTGCACCGCGCGGCCGCCGACGGACTCGGCGGGCTGGATCTGGCACTGCGCACGCTCGCCGATATGCGGGAGGGCGACGGCGGCACGGTGCGGGTGACCACGGGCGCCACGACCGTACGGCACTTCATGTCCGACGCGGTGGTCGACTTCCGTGCCCGGCATCCGCAGGTCCATCTGGAGTTCCAGACCGAGAGTTCCAGCCGTCGCTGTTTCGGGGCCGTCGCGGACGGCACCTCCGAGCTGGCCTGGATCACCATCGGCCCGCCGGTGCGCGGTATCGAACAGCATCCGGTGATCGATCTGCCGTGGGTACTGGCCGTACGCGCCGACGATCCGCTCGCCGCACGGGAGCGGATCGAGCCCGATGAGCTGGCCGGCATCCGGCACATACGGCTGCCGGAGAACTCCACGTCCCGGATGCGGCTCGACGGCCATCTGAACCGCCGGGAGACCGGGGCCGTTCCGCCGCCGAGCACCACCAGCGTGGCCGACTGGGACACCGCCCTACTGCTGGCCGAACTGGGCGTCGGCCATGCGGTGGTACCGGAACTGCCGGGCCGCCGGGCCGCCGCCACCCCCGCACTGCGTCTGGTGCCGATTCCCTCACTGCCCGCGCTGGCGACGGGCTGGGCGGTACGCCAATGGGAGGCGCTGAGCCCGGCGGCCGTGGAGTTCGCGGAGACGGTGAAGGGCCGCCTGTGCGGCGACGGCCGGACGGCGCGCGGCGTCAGACGCGGATGA
- a CDS encoding SAV_915 family protein, whose amino-acid sequence MSHNVLFTEDPEPSDRVPAGPLFVPVRSGPAGCTARLFRTPLGGRTVVGFTSQQRLAETLGGSQLWVTLSEPALRALAEPLGATIVTVDPRFAPDLSRLHHVRAA is encoded by the coding sequence GTGTCCCACAACGTCTTGTTCACGGAAGATCCCGAACCTTCTGATCGCGTCCCGGCCGGACCTCTCTTCGTCCCCGTCCGGTCGGGTCCCGCGGGCTGCACAGCCCGCCTGTTCCGCACCCCCCTCGGCGGCCGTACGGTCGTCGGCTTCACCTCGCAGCAGCGGCTGGCCGAGACACTCGGCGGCAGCCAGCTCTGGGTCACGCTCTCCGAGCCCGCGCTGCGCGCGCTGGCCGAGCCGCTGGGGGCGACGATCGTCACCGTCGATCCACGGTTCGCCCCCGACCTCTCCCGGCTTCACCACGTACGGGCCGCATGA
- the serS gene encoding serine--tRNA ligase — translation MIDLRLLREDPDRVRASQRARGEDVELVDALLSADERRRSSSVRFDELRAEQKALGKLIPKATGDEKTELLKKTGELAAAVKAADAAQDEAREETQQLLLKLGNLVHPDVPVGGEEDFTVLETLGTPRDFAAEGFEPKDHLEIGELLGAIDVERGAKVSGSRFYYLTGIGALLELALVNAAIAQATEAGFTPMLTPALVRPRAMEGTGFLGQAAENVYHLERDDYYLVGTSEVPLAAYHMDEIVDAARLPLRYAGFSPCFRREAGTYGKDTRGIFRVHQFDKVEMFSYVAPEDAENEHQRLLEWEKQWLTGLELPFQVIDVATGDLGASASRKFDCEAWIPTQGKYRELTSASNCDEFQARRLSVRMRETVNGKPKVQPLATLNGTLCAVPRTIVAIFENHQQADGSVRVPEMLRPYLGGREVLEPVAK, via the coding sequence GTGATTGACCTTCGCCTGCTCCGTGAGGACCCCGACCGTGTGCGCGCCTCCCAGCGCGCCCGTGGAGAGGACGTCGAGCTCGTCGACGCCCTGCTCTCCGCCGACGAGCGGCGCAGGTCGTCCAGCGTCCGCTTCGACGAGCTGCGCGCCGAACAGAAGGCGCTCGGCAAGCTCATCCCCAAGGCCACCGGCGACGAGAAGACCGAGCTGCTGAAGAAGACCGGCGAGCTCGCCGCCGCCGTCAAGGCCGCCGACGCCGCCCAGGACGAGGCCAGGGAGGAGACCCAGCAGCTGCTGCTGAAGCTCGGCAACCTCGTCCACCCCGACGTACCGGTCGGCGGCGAGGAGGACTTCACCGTCCTCGAAACCCTCGGCACCCCGCGCGACTTCGCCGCCGAGGGCTTCGAGCCCAAGGACCACCTGGAGATCGGCGAGCTGCTCGGCGCCATCGACGTCGAGCGCGGCGCCAAGGTCTCCGGCTCGCGCTTCTACTACCTCACCGGCATCGGCGCGCTCTTGGAGCTCGCCCTCGTCAACGCCGCCATCGCACAGGCCACCGAGGCCGGTTTCACGCCGATGCTGACCCCCGCGCTGGTGCGCCCGCGCGCCATGGAGGGCACCGGCTTCCTCGGCCAGGCGGCCGAGAACGTCTACCACCTGGAGAGGGACGACTACTACCTGGTCGGCACCTCCGAGGTCCCGCTCGCCGCGTACCACATGGACGAGATCGTCGACGCGGCCCGGCTGCCGCTGCGTTACGCCGGTTTCTCACCGTGCTTCCGCCGCGAGGCCGGCACGTACGGCAAGGACACCCGGGGCATCTTCCGGGTCCACCAGTTCGACAAGGTCGAGATGTTCTCGTACGTCGCGCCGGAGGACGCCGAGAACGAGCACCAGCGGCTCCTGGAGTGGGAGAAGCAGTGGCTGACGGGTCTGGAGCTGCCCTTCCAGGTCATCGACGTCGCCACCGGTGACCTCGGCGCCTCGGCCTCCCGCAAGTTCGACTGCGAGGCGTGGATCCCGACCCAGGGCAAGTACCGCGAGCTGACCTCGGCGTCGAACTGCGACGAGTTCCAGGCGCGCCGGCTCTCGGTCCGGATGCGCGAGACCGTCAACGGCAAGCCGAAGGTCCAGCCGCTGGCCACGCTCAACGGCACGCTCTGCGCCGTACCGCGCACGATCGTGGCGATCTTCGAGAACCACCAGCAGGCGGACGGCTCGGTGCGCGTCCCCGAGATGCTCCGCCCCTACCTGGGAGGCCGTGAGGTCCTGGAGCCGGTCGCCAAGTGA
- the mltG gene encoding endolytic transglycosylase MltG encodes MSDVQRTVRRRGPRLPRTGWLILVAVLCILVIVAVLVLPRLLRGEPEREEKLTVPEGLRATQIYAAADKALHVAPGTTAKAAKTARLALPKEAKGNPEGYLFPATYPIDDDATPASLLSYMVRTANQRLADDGITSYRTVVIASIVQAEADRPGDMGKVARVIANRLAQNMPLQMDSTINYALDRNTLNTSHSDTKTDSPYNTYRHQGLPPTPIDNPGAEALKAAGSPPKGDWLYFVTVKPGDTRFTADYQKHLKNVQEFNDHQKSAGGSAPTA; translated from the coding sequence ATGAGCGATGTTCAGCGCACCGTTCGCCGACGCGGCCCACGGCTCCCCCGTACCGGCTGGCTCATCCTTGTTGCCGTTCTGTGCATCCTCGTCATAGTCGCCGTACTGGTCCTGCCGCGGTTGCTGCGCGGCGAGCCGGAACGCGAGGAGAAGCTGACGGTCCCGGAGGGGCTGCGGGCCACCCAGATCTACGCCGCTGCCGACAAGGCCCTTCATGTGGCCCCCGGCACCACCGCGAAGGCCGCGAAGACCGCGCGGCTCGCACTGCCGAAAGAGGCAAAGGGCAATCCGGAGGGCTACCTCTTCCCGGCGACCTATCCGATCGACGACGACGCCACCCCGGCATCCCTGCTCTCCTACATGGTCCGTACCGCCAACCAGCGGCTCGCCGACGACGGCATCACCTCGTACCGGACCGTCGTGATCGCCAGCATCGTCCAGGCCGAGGCCGACCGGCCGGGCGATATGGGCAAGGTCGCCCGGGTCATCGCCAACCGGCTCGCGCAGAACATGCCGTTGCAGATGGACTCGACGATCAACTACGCGCTGGACCGCAACACCCTCAACACCAGCCACTCCGACACCAAGACCGACAGCCCGTACAACACCTACCGGCACCAGGGCCTGCCACCCACCCCGATCGACAACCCCGGGGCGGAGGCTTTGAAGGCGGCGGGCTCGCCGCCCAAGGGGGACTGGCTCTACTTCGTCACCGTCAAACCGGGCGACACCCGCTTCACCGCCGACTATCAGAAACACCTGAAGAACGTCCAGGAGTTCAACGACCATCAGAAGAGCGCCGGCGGGAGCGCCCCGACCGCCTGA
- a CDS encoding CynX/NimT family MFS transporter, whose product MPETRPDAPLIDLIDAEEDLVAAPPVAAARRRLRAHPVLVLAGIVLAALNMRAALAGVSPLLSEIGGHFHLAATASSLVTTIPLAFMGLGSIIAPKLARRWGTETVLCAALVLLCGGIVLRIAPPVVALFVGCAVVGTSIALLNVLMPGLIKRDFPERAAGMTALYSTAMILGATVSAASAVPLENALGGWQGSLVSWSLLAAVAAVVWFPQAVIARRGTSHGAAAASPVRTNEDGPKLSRSPLAWQVTLFMGSQSLIAYVTITWLPTIFTDNGMGKGAAGLVFAFSTLVQMVGSFAVPMLAGRMRRQRLLGVAVSGLMACGVVGLLVAPVAGAWLWAALLGIGQGGALGLALTMMVLRSGDAHTAARLSGMAQTWGYLLAAAGPLALGAVHQATGGWTLPIALLLAVCGGLALLALGAGRDRRIGGGA is encoded by the coding sequence ATGCCGGAAACCAGGCCCGATGCCCCCCTGATCGACTTGATCGACGCCGAAGAGGATCTGGTCGCGGCACCGCCGGTCGCCGCGGCCCGCCGTCGGCTACGGGCCCACCCGGTCCTCGTGCTGGCCGGAATCGTCCTCGCCGCGCTCAACATGCGGGCGGCGCTGGCCGGTGTCTCGCCGCTGCTCAGTGAGATCGGCGGGCACTTCCACCTGGCCGCGACCGCCAGCAGCCTGGTGACAACCATCCCGCTGGCCTTCATGGGCCTCGGCTCGATCATCGCGCCCAAACTGGCCCGCCGTTGGGGCACCGAGACGGTGCTGTGCGCCGCGCTGGTCCTGCTGTGCGGCGGCATCGTGCTGCGGATCGCCCCGCCCGTCGTCGCGCTGTTCGTGGGCTGCGCGGTGGTCGGTACGTCCATAGCCCTGCTGAACGTGCTGATGCCGGGCCTGATCAAGCGGGACTTCCCGGAGCGGGCCGCCGGTATGACGGCGCTGTACTCGACGGCGATGATCCTCGGTGCGACCGTCTCGGCCGCCTCCGCCGTGCCACTGGAGAACGCCCTCGGCGGCTGGCAGGGCTCGCTGGTCTCCTGGTCGCTGCTGGCCGCCGTCGCCGCGGTGGTCTGGTTCCCGCAGGCGGTGATCGCCCGGCGTGGCACCTCGCACGGTGCGGCCGCCGCGTCACCCGTACGCACCAACGAGGACGGCCCGAAGCTGAGCCGTTCCCCGCTGGCCTGGCAGGTGACGCTCTTCATGGGCTCGCAGTCGCTGATCGCGTACGTGACCATCACGTGGCTGCCGACGATCTTCACCGACAACGGTATGGGCAAGGGCGCGGCCGGCCTGGTCTTCGCCTTCAGCACGCTGGTGCAGATGGTGGGGTCGTTCGCGGTGCCGATGCTCGCGGGACGGATGCGCCGGCAGCGGCTGCTGGGCGTGGCCGTCTCCGGGCTGATGGCCTGCGGTGTCGTCGGACTGCTGGTGGCGCCCGTGGCGGGTGCCTGGCTGTGGGCCGCGCTCCTCGGTATCGGGCAGGGCGGTGCGCTGGGCCTGGCGCTGACGATGATGGTGCTCCGCTCCGGCGACGCGCACACCGCCGCCCGTCTCTCCGGCATGGCGCAGACCTGGGGCTACCTCTTGGCGGCGGCCGGCCCGCTCGCCCTCGGCGCGGTCCACCAGGCCACCGGCGGCTGGACCCTCCCGATCGCCCTCCTGCTCGCCGTCTGCGGCGGCCTGGCCCTGCTGGCCCTGGGCGCGGGCCGCGATCGGCGCATCGGGGGCGGGGCGTAG
- the lysA gene encoding diaminopimelate decarboxylase encodes MTPGPRKAESSGAPVRRPAAPAEAPSEAPPGTAPSDAPGAPPEDESLALWPGSTVPLPHADLAVGGVPLSELADRFGTPAYVLDEHEVRRRCRAYLRAFPDTEVLYAAKAFLCRAMAHWVREEGLGLDVCSAGELELAVTTGFPPERIVLHGNAKSPDDLAAALRLGVGRIVIDSTSEIARLAAAVPPGGRQKVLIRVVPGISAGGHAKIRTGTDDQKFGLSVADGSAQHAIARILGQPRLEPVGLHCHLGSQITTVKPYLSAVRRLIGLLARVHDQHGITLPELDLGGGHGIAYRPGEPALDIACLAAKVRAELARGCAAAGLPVPRLVIEPGRAIAGPAGVVLYRVLAVKQTGAHRFVAVDGGMSDNPRPALYGVRYAPRLVGRRSAAAPEAVTVVGRHCEAGDVLASDVRLPGDIRPGDLLAVPVAGAYHLSMASGYNLVGRPPVVAVVDGRARLLVRRESFADIQERDIGL; translated from the coding sequence GTGACCCCGGGGCCGCGGAAGGCCGAGTCGTCCGGCGCCCCCGTCAGGCGGCCTGCCGCCCCCGCCGAGGCCCCTTCGGAGGCCCCGCCGGGCACCGCCCCCTCGGACGCCCCGGGCGCGCCTCCGGAGGACGAGTCGCTCGCCCTCTGGCCCGGGTCCACGGTTCCCCTCCCCCACGCCGACCTCGCCGTCGGCGGCGTCCCCCTGTCCGAGCTCGCCGACCGCTTCGGCACCCCCGCCTACGTGCTGGACGAGCATGAGGTGCGCCGGCGCTGCCGCGCCTATCTGCGGGCCTTCCCGGACACCGAAGTGCTCTACGCGGCCAAGGCGTTCCTGTGCCGCGCCATGGCGCACTGGGTCCGGGAGGAGGGCCTCGGCCTGGACGTCTGCTCGGCCGGCGAGCTGGAGCTCGCCGTGACCACCGGCTTTCCGCCCGAGCGGATCGTGCTGCACGGCAACGCCAAGAGCCCGGACGACCTGGCGGCCGCGCTGCGGCTCGGTGTCGGGCGGATCGTCATCGACAGCACCTCGGAGATCGCCCGGCTGGCCGCCGCGGTCCCGCCGGGGGGCCGCCAGAAGGTGCTGATCCGGGTCGTGCCGGGGATCTCCGCGGGCGGCCACGCCAAGATCCGTACCGGGACCGACGACCAGAAGTTCGGGCTGTCGGTCGCGGACGGTTCCGCGCAGCACGCCATCGCCCGGATCCTGGGCCAGCCGCGCCTCGAACCGGTGGGCCTGCACTGCCACCTGGGCTCGCAGATCACCACCGTCAAGCCGTATCTGTCGGCGGTACGGCGGCTGATCGGACTGCTGGCGCGGGTGCACGACCAGCACGGCATCACACTGCCCGAACTGGACCTCGGCGGCGGCCACGGCATCGCCTACCGTCCGGGCGAGCCCGCGCTCGACATCGCCTGCCTCGCCGCCAAGGTCCGCGCCGAACTGGCCCGTGGCTGCGCGGCGGCCGGACTGCCGGTGCCACGGCTCGTCATCGAACCCGGCCGTGCCATCGCCGGTCCGGCCGGTGTCGTCCTCTACCGGGTGCTGGCGGTCAAGCAGACCGGGGCGCACCGGTTCGTGGCGGTGGACGGCGGGATGAGCGACAACCCACGGCCGGCGCTGTACGGGGTGCGCTACGCGCCCCGGCTGGTCGGCCGCCGTTCGGCCGCCGCGCCGGAGGCGGTCACCGTCGTCGGCCGGCACTGCGAGGCGGGCGATGTGCTCGCGTCGGACGTCCGGCTCCCGGGCGACATCCGGCCCGGTGATCTGCTCGCCGTCCCCGTGGCGGGCGCGTACCACCTCTCGATGGCCTCCGGTTACAACCTCGTCGGCCGGCCTCCGGTCGTCGCCGTGGTCGACGGCAGGGCCCGGCTTCTGGTGCGCCGCGAATCGTTCGCCGACATTCAGGAGCGGGATATCGGGTTGTGA
- a CDS encoding FadR/GntR family transcriptional regulator, which translates to MALQAAGRQSLVDTVVEALRSQLAAGEWQVGDRIPTEHTLAEQLQVGRNTVREAVRVLAHAGMLRSRQGEGTFVVSTADPGDIMRGVQRAGIRDVLELRIALEAEAARLAALRHEPADLERMRAALDAQAELADADGQPDTGSLELYADHDIAFHKAVVEAAHNTALTATYGWFSSSVREALVSALVDQAMPKVVHGDHRRVMDAIAAGDPEAAERATRELLDKPKQAVEALLATR; encoded by the coding sequence ATGGCACTGCAGGCAGCGGGGCGGCAGTCCCTCGTGGACACCGTCGTCGAAGCCCTGCGGTCCCAGCTGGCCGCCGGTGAGTGGCAGGTCGGCGACCGCATCCCGACCGAGCACACCCTCGCGGAACAGCTCCAGGTCGGCCGTAACACCGTCCGCGAGGCGGTCCGGGTGCTGGCACACGCCGGAATGCTGCGCTCACGGCAGGGCGAGGGCACGTTCGTGGTCTCCACCGCCGATCCGGGCGACATCATGCGCGGCGTCCAACGGGCCGGAATCCGCGATGTCCTGGAGCTGCGGATCGCGCTGGAGGCGGAGGCCGCCCGGCTGGCCGCGCTGCGTCACGAGCCCGCCGACCTGGAGCGGATGCGGGCGGCCCTGGACGCCCAGGCCGAGCTGGCGGACGCCGACGGGCAGCCCGACACCGGCAGCCTTGAGCTCTACGCCGATCACGACATCGCCTTCCACAAGGCCGTCGTCGAGGCCGCGCACAACACCGCGCTGACGGCGACGTACGGCTGGTTCAGCAGCTCCGTACGGGAGGCGCTGGTCAGCGCGCTCGTCGACCAGGCGATGCCGAAGGTCGTACACGGCGATCACCGCCGGGTCATGGACGCGATCGCGGCAGGCGACCCGGAGGCCGCGGAGCGGGCCACCCGCGAGCTCCTCGACAAGCCGAAGCAGGCCGTCGAGGCCCTGCTCGCCACCCGCTAG
- a CDS encoding rhomboid-like protein: MKTDGGADGTRDPLRRATAWVRAWIRSTPGTHIWLLIIGITSLVIASASEGLEHTLLHRTSSNIHELNEHPLPSLLISGFWIERPASFLLYVVMFELLHANVERWLGTWRWLLTVAVAHVAATLISQELVLLAIEGHRLPRSMTHVVDIGVSYGLAAAAGVLTYRLRRLWRYGYLAGLLVFFGVPLLTGATFTDIGHAIALVLGLAAWPLTPAVAIGERREEGDGGAGAP; encoded by the coding sequence GTGAAAACCGACGGTGGAGCCGACGGCACCCGAGACCCCCTCCGCCGGGCGACGGCCTGGGTACGGGCCTGGATCCGGTCCACTCCCGGCACTCACATCTGGCTGCTGATCATCGGCATCACCAGCCTCGTCATCGCCTCGGCCTCCGAGGGCCTGGAGCACACCCTCCTCCACCGCACCAGCAGCAACATCCACGAGCTGAACGAGCATCCGCTGCCCTCGCTGCTGATCAGCGGCTTCTGGATCGAGCGGCCCGCGTCGTTTCTGCTCTATGTGGTGATGTTCGAGCTGCTGCACGCCAACGTCGAGCGGTGGCTGGGCACGTGGCGCTGGCTGCTGACCGTCGCGGTTGCGCATGTCGCCGCCACTCTCATCAGTCAGGAACTCGTCCTGCTGGCCATCGAGGGACACCGGCTGCCGCGTTCGATGACCCATGTCGTGGACATCGGCGTCTCCTACGGGCTGGCGGCCGCCGCCGGCGTGCTGACGTACCGGCTGCGGCGGCTCTGGCGCTACGGCTATCTCGCCGGACTGCTGGTGTTCTTCGGCGTCCCGCTGCTGACCGGCGCGACCTTCACCGACATCGGCCATGCCATCGCCCTGGTCCTCGGCCTGGCCGCCTGGCCACTGACCCCGGCGGTGGCGATCGGGGAGCGGAGGGAGGAAGGGGATGGGGGCGCGGGTGCCCCTTAG
- a CDS encoding HAD family hydrolase translates to MTSAAASLPYKLIATDLDGTLLRQDESVSERTRAALTAAAEAGAAHIVVTGRSVPWTRHILDALDYRGLAVCGQGAQVYHAGEHRLLTSVTLDRQLAGLALSKIEAETGPLYLAASRDGLEGEVLVGPGYRVQDGPLPSVAIDDPGELWTAPLNKLYLQHPALDDDTLARAAREAAGDLVGVTMAGEGIVELLPLGLSKATGLSLAARRLGLTAKDALAFGDMPNDVPMFAWSAHGVAMANAHDELTAVADEITTSNEEDGIARVVERVFGV, encoded by the coding sequence GTGACCTCCGCCGCAGCCTCGCTGCCCTACAAGCTCATCGCGACGGATCTCGACGGGACGCTGCTGCGTCAGGACGAGAGCGTTTCCGAGCGCACCCGGGCGGCGCTCACCGCGGCCGCCGAGGCGGGCGCGGCGCATATCGTCGTCACCGGACGGTCGGTGCCCTGGACCCGGCACATCCTGGACGCCCTGGACTACCGGGGCCTGGCGGTGTGCGGGCAGGGCGCGCAGGTCTACCACGCGGGCGAGCACCGGCTGCTGACGTCGGTGACGCTGGACCGGCAGCTGGCCGGTCTCGCGCTGTCCAAGATCGAGGCGGAGACCGGCCCGCTGTATCTGGCGGCGAGCCGGGACGGCCTGGAGGGCGAGGTACTGGTCGGCCCCGGCTACCGGGTGCAGGACGGCCCGCTGCCGTCGGTCGCGATCGACGACCCGGGCGAGCTGTGGACGGCCCCGCTCAACAAGCTCTACCTCCAGCACCCCGCCCTCGACGACGACACCCTGGCACGGGCCGCGCGCGAGGCCGCCGGGGATCTGGTGGGCGTGACGATGGCCGGCGAGGGCATAGTCGAACTGCTGCCGCTGGGCCTGTCGAAGGCCACCGGACTGTCCCTGGCCGCCCGCCGCCTGGGCCTCACGGCCAAGGACGCCCTCGCCTTCGGCGATATGCCCAACGACGTCCCGATGTTCGCCTGGTCGGCACACGGCGTGGCCATGGCCAACGCCCACGACGAGCTGACGGCGGTCGCGGACGAGATCACCACCTCCAATGAGGAGGACGGCATCGCGCGGGTGGTGGAGCGGGTGTTCGGGGTTTAG
- the efeB gene encoding iron uptake transporter deferrochelatase/peroxidase subunit — protein sequence MSKQRTSKQTAAKEAAGKQTPKPVPAQAASQAAAPNGSSDGPVDGSAGGSPTLELSRRRLLGTVGAAGAAGLVAGGAGGAVAVSAGQSDAPTALTTIGSTEVPFREERARHQAGITTPLQANGHLVAFDLAPGADRKTAAALLRRWSRTAEELMAGRTPDADTGVALDAGPSSLTVTFGLGHSFFDRTGLAKRRPVQLDPLPDFSADALDGERSNGDLWIQIGSDDALVAFHALRALQKDAAGSARLRWQMNGFNRTPGATAHPMTTRNLMGQIDGTNNPKPSDKDFDERIFVGRDAGQEWMRGGSYAVFRRIRMLLDDWEKRSPAEQEKVIGRRKSDGAPLTGGSENTPMRLDANGPDGLPVIPANAHARIAAPESNQGAAMLRRPFSFHDGFRDDGAPDAGLLFVCWQADPLRAFTQVQRKLDRGDALSRFLRHEASGLYAVPPAPAAGDYVGQALLER from the coding sequence ATGAGCAAGCAGAGAACGAGCAAGCAGACGGCGGCCAAGGAAGCGGCGGGCAAGCAGACCCCGAAGCCGGTCCCCGCCCAGGCCGCCTCTCAGGCCGCCGCCCCCAACGGCTCCTCGGACGGCCCCGTGGACGGTTCCGCAGGCGGCTCCCCCACCCTGGAGCTCTCCCGTCGCCGGCTGCTCGGCACCGTCGGTGCGGCGGGCGCCGCCGGGCTGGTCGCCGGCGGGGCCGGGGGCGCCGTCGCGGTGTCCGCCGGGCAGTCCGACGCGCCCACCGCGCTCACCACCATCGGCTCGACCGAGGTCCCGTTCCGCGAGGAGCGCGCCAGGCACCAGGCGGGCATCACCACGCCACTGCAGGCCAACGGGCATCTCGTCGCCTTCGACCTGGCCCCGGGGGCGGACCGCAAGACCGCCGCCGCGCTGCTGCGCCGCTGGTCGCGGACGGCCGAGGAGCTGATGGCGGGGCGAACGCCGGACGCCGACACCGGGGTCGCCCTCGACGCCGGACCGTCCTCGCTGACCGTCACCTTCGGCCTCGGCCACAGCTTCTTCGACCGTACGGGCCTGGCAAAGCGGCGCCCCGTACAGCTCGACCCGCTGCCCGACTTCTCCGCCGACGCGCTGGACGGCGAGCGCAGCAACGGCGACCTGTGGATCCAGATCGGCTCCGATGACGCGCTGGTCGCCTTCCACGCGCTGCGCGCGCTCCAGAAGGACGCGGCCGGCAGCGCGCGGCTGCGCTGGCAGATGAACGGTTTCAACCGCACGCCGGGCGCCACCGCGCACCCGATGACCACCCGCAATCTCATGGGGCAGATCGACGGCACCAACAACCCCAAGCCCTCCGACAAGGACTTCGACGAGCGGATCTTCGTCGGGCGGGACGCCGGGCAGGAGTGGATGCGCGGCGGCTCGTATGCCGTCTTCCGCCGGATCCGGATGCTGCTGGACGACTGGGAGAAGCGCTCGCCGGCCGAACAGGAGAAGGTCATCGGGCGCCGGAAGAGCGATGGAGCGCCGCTGACCGGCGGTTCGGAGAACACCCCGATGCGGCTGGACGCGAACGGTCCCGACGGGCTGCCGGTGATCCCGGCGAACGCACATGCCCGGATCGCGGCGCCGGAGTCCAACCAGGGCGCGGCGATGCTGCGGCGTCCGTTCTCCTTCCACGACGGGTTCCGCGACGACGGCGCCCCGGACGCCGGCCTGCTCTTCGTCTGCTGGCAGGCCGATCCGCTGCGCGCCTTCACCCAGGTCCAGCGGAAGCTGGACCGCGGTGACGCGCTGTCCCGGTTCCTGCGGCACGAGGCGAGCGGGCTGTACGCGGTGCCGCCGGCCCCGGCGGCCGGCGACTACGTGGGCCAGGCCCTGCTGGAACGCTGA
- the pheA gene encoding prephenate dehydratase, with translation MSASRYTYLGPMGTFTEAALRTLPEAATRELVPMVSVPAALDAVRAGEAAAALVPIENSVEGGVTTTLDELASGEPLMIYREVLLPIAFALLVRPGTTLHDVKTVTGHPVAQPQVRKWLAAQLPEAVWESAASNADGARLVQEGRYDGAFAGEFAAAAYGLEPLVTDIHDAPNAATRFVLVGRPARPAAPTGADKTSVVLWLREDHPGALLELLQEYAVRGVNMMRIESRPTGEGIGRYCFSVDCEGHITDRRVSEVLMGLKRVCRVVRFLGSYPRADEVTATVRPEMTDSAFTEAADWLARCQDGRS, from the coding sequence ATGTCGGCCAGCCGCTATACCTATCTCGGCCCCATGGGCACCTTCACCGAGGCCGCGCTGCGCACCCTTCCGGAGGCGGCCACGCGGGAGCTGGTGCCGATGGTGTCGGTGCCGGCCGCCCTGGACGCGGTACGGGCCGGGGAGGCCGCCGCCGCGCTGGTGCCGATCGAGAACTCCGTCGAGGGCGGGGTGACCACCACCCTCGACGAACTGGCCTCCGGCGAGCCGCTGATGATCTACCGCGAGGTGCTCCTGCCGATCGCCTTCGCGCTCCTCGTACGGCCCGGTACGACCCTGCACGACGTGAAGACGGTGACCGGCCACCCGGTCGCCCAGCCGCAGGTCCGCAAGTGGCTGGCGGCCCAACTCCCGGAAGCCGTATGGGAGTCGGCGGCCTCCAACGCCGACGGTGCGCGGCTGGTGCAGGAGGGGCGCTACGACGGCGCGTTCGCGGGCGAGTTCGCGGCGGCGGCGTACGGTCTGGAGCCGCTGGTCACCGACATCCATGACGCCCCGAACGCGGCCACCCGCTTCGTGCTGGTGGGCCGCCCGGCCCGGCCCGCGGCGCCCACCGGAGCGGACAAGACGTCGGTGGTGCTGTGGCTGCGCGAGGACCACCCCGGCGCCCTGCTGGAGCTGCTGCAGGAGTACGCGGTCCGCGGCGTCAACATGATGCGGATCGAGTCCCGGCCGACCGGCGAGGGCATCGGCCGCTACTGCTTCTCGGTCGACTGCGAGGGGCATATCACCGACCGCCGCGTCAGCGAGGTGCTGATGGGGCTGAAGCGGGTCTGCCGCGTGGTGCGGTTCCTCGGTTCGTATCCGCGGGCGGACGAGGTGACGGCGACGGTCCGGCCGGAGATGACCGACTCGGCGTTCACGGAGGCGGCGGACTGGCTGGCGCGCTGCCAGGACGGGCGCAGCTGA